One genomic segment of Bifidobacterium breve DSM 20213 = JCM 1192 includes these proteins:
- a CDS encoding ABC transporter ATP-binding protein, with protein MSNCLQLDHVDYAYGAAKILVLSDVSADFESGKMYAITGPSGAGKSTLLSLLAGLDAPSRGVVRFEGEDIAASGYAKHRREHVSLVFQDHNLIDYLTPEENLRLVSTKADMKILEELGLSREESKRNIMHLSGGQRQRVAVGRALVAPGRAILADEPTGSLDPEMTDEVIHLLQHAAHQIGKCVIVVTHSKRVADSADVVLRLRNKKLTRA; from the coding sequence ATGTCTAACTGTCTGCAACTGGACCACGTCGATTACGCCTACGGCGCGGCGAAGATCCTTGTTCTTTCGGATGTCAGCGCGGATTTCGAATCCGGGAAGATGTATGCGATCACCGGCCCGTCCGGCGCCGGCAAGAGCACGCTGCTGTCGCTGCTGGCCGGCCTGGACGCCCCCTCCCGGGGAGTGGTTCGCTTCGAAGGGGAGGACATCGCCGCATCGGGCTATGCGAAGCACCGTCGGGAGCACGTGTCCCTGGTGTTCCAGGACCATAACCTGATCGACTACCTCACCCCCGAAGAGAACCTGCGGCTGGTCAGCACCAAGGCCGACATGAAGATCCTCGAGGAACTGGGTTTGAGCCGTGAGGAATCCAAACGCAACATCATGCACCTGTCGGGCGGCCAGCGTCAACGGGTGGCGGTCGGCCGCGCGCTGGTCGCGCCGGGCCGCGCGATTCTCGCGGACGAGCCGACGGGCAGCCTCGACCCGGAGATGACCGACGAGGTGATTCATCTGCTGCAGCACGCCGCCCATCAGATCGGCAAATGCGTGATCGTGGTGACGCATTCCAAGCGCGTCGCCGACTCCGCCGATGTCGTGCTGCGTCTCAGGAACAAGAAACTGACCCGGGCGTGA
- a CDS encoding low molecular weight protein-tyrosine-phosphatase, with translation MTDTQPYTVMTVCTGNICRSPMGEIILRHFFNERGLGDQVDVESSGVSDEEWSHPIDPRAVRVLRERGYGDEIPRDHFAHRISREEIERTDLFLPMTASHMRSLLRMLPAGKRAEVHMYRSFDPNLPKPKPGREDQIDLVDPWYGGQHEFEVAIDQIEEVAPYIVDWVAQQL, from the coding sequence ATGACTGACACTCAGCCCTATACCGTAATGACCGTTTGCACCGGCAATATCTGCCGTTCCCCCATGGGAGAGATTATCTTGCGCCACTTCTTCAATGAGCGCGGACTGGGTGATCAGGTGGATGTGGAGTCCAGTGGTGTTTCCGATGAGGAATGGAGCCATCCGATTGACCCGCGTGCCGTGCGCGTGCTGCGCGAGCGTGGATATGGCGACGAGATCCCGCGCGATCATTTTGCTCATCGCATCTCCCGCGAGGAAATCGAGCGTACCGACTTGTTCCTGCCGATGACCGCCTCGCATATGCGCTCGCTGCTGCGCATGCTGCCTGCCGGCAAGCGTGCTGAAGTGCATATGTACCGCAGCTTCGATCCGAACCTGCCCAAGCCGAAGCCTGGACGTGAGGATCAGATTGACTTGGTCGACCCGTGGTACGGCGGACAGCATGAGTTCGAGGTCGCGATTGACCAGATCGAGGAAGTCGCGCCCTATATCGTCGACTGGGTGGCCCAACAATTGTGA
- a CDS encoding dihydrofolate reductase — protein sequence MEHDSSRSGYHEPEPGSAGLSATEEDWGDDFPKTFSVNLIWAQARDKEGRAGAIGLNGGMPWHCAEDMKHFKELTVSHPVIMGRKTWESLGVKYRPLPNRDNIVISHDPMYRAPGATVVTGLDDALDLARQEAIPDDGLDRSEIWVIGGAQLFSEALPFADKAYVTDLDATVDADAYAPDVESLVEAGLWHEAEAGEWLTPAKDEPGIAAYRFRILRKTK from the coding sequence ATGGAGCATGACAGTAGCCGTAGCGGCTATCACGAACCCGAGCCCGGATCTGCCGGGCTGTCTGCCACTGAAGAAGACTGGGGCGATGATTTCCCCAAGACTTTCTCGGTGAATCTTATTTGGGCTCAGGCCCGCGACAAGGAAGGTCGCGCTGGTGCCATCGGGCTCAACGGCGGTATGCCTTGGCATTGCGCTGAAGACATGAAGCATTTCAAGGAGCTGACCGTCTCTCATCCGGTGATTATGGGCCGTAAGACCTGGGAATCGCTTGGTGTGAAGTACCGTCCGTTGCCCAACCGTGACAACATTGTGATTTCCCATGATCCGATGTATCGTGCGCCGGGGGCGACCGTGGTCACCGGCCTTGATGATGCGCTTGATCTGGCTCGTCAGGAGGCGATTCCGGATGACGGTCTGGATCGTTCCGAGATTTGGGTCATCGGAGGTGCACAGCTGTTCTCCGAGGCGCTGCCGTTTGCGGATAAGGCCTATGTGACCGATCTTGACGCCACTGTGGATGCCGATGCCTATGCTCCGGATGTCGAATCGCTGGTTGAAGCAGGGCTTTGGCATGAAGCTGAAGCGGGGGAGTGGCTCACGCCCGCGAAGGACGAGCCCGGCATCGCCGCGTACCGTTTCCGCATCTTGCGCAAGACCAAGTGA
- a CDS encoding thymidylate synthase, translating into MPYENLVRKILTEGTLKSDRTGTGTISLFGQQMRFDLSQYFPLLTTKTVFFKGLAYELLWFLKGSSNINWLLEHNVHIWDEWADENGDLGPVYGVQWRSWPAPTPEDPNRTIDQISNVLDLIKNHPDSRRMVVSAWNPAEVEKMALPPCHALFQFYVANGKLSCQLYQRSCDMFLGVPFNIASYSLLTMMMAQQAGLEPGEFVWTGGDCHVYDNHVDQFLEQLSRDPYPYPTIEIRKADSLFDYQYEDFTIVGYQHHPTIKAPVAV; encoded by the coding sequence ATGCCGTATGAGAATCTGGTACGCAAGATTCTGACCGAAGGCACGCTGAAGTCCGATCGCACCGGAACCGGTACGATTTCCCTGTTCGGGCAGCAAATGCGTTTCGACTTGTCCCAGTATTTCCCACTGCTGACCACCAAAACGGTGTTCTTCAAAGGGCTGGCCTACGAGCTGCTGTGGTTCCTCAAGGGCTCTTCGAATATCAATTGGCTGCTGGAGCATAACGTCCACATCTGGGATGAATGGGCGGATGAGAACGGCGATTTGGGCCCGGTCTACGGCGTGCAGTGGCGTTCCTGGCCGGCTCCCACTCCTGAGGATCCGAACCGCACCATCGACCAGATTTCCAATGTGCTTGATCTGATCAAGAATCATCCCGATTCCCGCCGTATGGTCGTCTCCGCGTGGAACCCGGCCGAGGTGGAGAAGATGGCGTTGCCTCCCTGCCATGCGCTGTTCCAGTTCTACGTGGCCAATGGCAAGCTCTCCTGCCAGCTGTACCAGCGTTCCTGCGACATGTTCCTTGGCGTGCCGTTCAATATCGCTTCCTACTCGTTGCTGACCATGATGATGGCCCAGCAGGCTGGTCTTGAACCTGGCGAATTCGTCTGGACCGGTGGTGACTGCCACGTCTACGACAACCATGTCGACCAGTTCCTGGAGCAGCTGAGCCGCGACCCGTACCCTTACCCGACCATTGAAATCCGCAAGGCTGATTCCTTGTTCGATTACCAGTATGAGGACTTCACCATCGTCGGATACCAGCATCACCCCACCATCAAGGCGCCTGTTGCTGTCTGA
- a CDS encoding OsmC family protein, producing MGKRLWVERNKDGSWDAFSDDGAHIKFGKDRGQFTPGDLMKVALAGCAALSSQFAIEHTLGEGKGAKIVVDGTYDADGDAYTGFDEQVVIDASDAGLSDEDADKLKERVTRHIDKGCTVKHTYVQETPVRMSVTVKH from the coding sequence ATGGGTAAGCGACTGTGGGTTGAGCGCAACAAGGACGGTTCATGGGATGCGTTCAGCGATGACGGCGCGCACATCAAGTTCGGCAAGGATCGCGGCCAGTTCACGCCGGGTGATCTGATGAAGGTCGCGCTGGCTGGTTGCGCGGCACTGTCCAGCCAGTTCGCCATCGAACACACGCTGGGTGAAGGCAAGGGCGCCAAGATTGTGGTGGATGGCACCTATGACGCCGACGGCGACGCCTACACCGGCTTTGACGAGCAAGTGGTGATCGATGCTTCCGACGCAGGCTTGAGCGATGAGGACGCCGACAAGCTCAAGGAGCGCGTCACCCGTCACATCGACAAGGGCTGCACGGTCAAGCACACATACGTGCAGGAAACCCCGGTGCGCATGAGCGTCACCGTCAAGCACTGA
- a CDS encoding universal stress protein, which produces MINDKAILVGVDGSHASYKATWWAANYAKHAGLTLQIVCAYSLPSYAAVSFDATYTAMGDDNAAHSDAQEILSKAKAIADEQGVEAATLIVTGDPASVFVELSRNYNLIVIGNRGKGGLAERLLGTTSSSLPAYAYCPIVVVPYTDDDGNLMHLNNTITKVAVGSDESKWGLKALEIAADFAAVWGAELDVMSAVPNLKGVDGEDAVMESYKEDLEVRIKPLQEAHPDLKINKQIVSGPAVSALTKASFDHDVVVVGSRGRGGFTGLLLGSTSQGLLQHAAGPVYVVPRKYVEAAESRLDTVPSSPADVPTKSLEEIAGVEEIPVTKAEPEVAKKIEETIDPDRQ; this is translated from the coding sequence ATGATTAACGACAAGGCCATTCTCGTCGGTGTTGACGGGTCGCATGCCAGCTATAAGGCAACATGGTGGGCCGCGAATTATGCCAAGCATGCCGGACTCACGTTGCAGATTGTCTGCGCGTATTCCCTGCCGAGCTATGCTGCTGTATCGTTCGATGCCACATATACGGCGATGGGGGATGACAACGCCGCGCATTCCGATGCTCAGGAGATTCTGTCCAAGGCCAAGGCCATCGCAGATGAGCAGGGTGTGGAAGCTGCCACACTAATCGTCACGGGCGATCCCGCTTCGGTGTTCGTCGAACTATCGCGCAACTACAACCTCATCGTTATCGGCAACCGCGGCAAGGGAGGCTTGGCCGAGCGTCTGCTGGGCACCACGTCTTCGTCGCTGCCGGCATATGCATACTGCCCGATTGTGGTGGTTCCGTACACCGATGATGACGGTAACCTGATGCACTTGAACAACACCATCACCAAGGTGGCTGTCGGTTCCGACGAATCCAAGTGGGGTCTGAAGGCTCTGGAGATTGCCGCCGACTTTGCTGCCGTCTGGGGCGCAGAGCTGGATGTGATGTCCGCTGTGCCGAACCTGAAGGGCGTTGACGGCGAAGACGCGGTCATGGAATCCTACAAGGAAGACCTTGAGGTGCGTATCAAGCCCCTGCAGGAGGCCCATCCTGACCTGAAGATCAATAAGCAGATCGTCTCCGGCCCGGCCGTCAGTGCGTTGACCAAGGCTAGCTTCGACCATGATGTAGTGGTTGTAGGCTCTCGTGGCCGCGGTGGCTTCACCGGTCTGCTGCTGGGTTCCACCAGTCAGGGACTGCTGCAGCATGCAGCCGGACCGGTGTATGTGGTGCCGCGCAAGTATGTGGAGGCTGCTGAGTCTCGTCTTGACACCGTGCCGAGCTCGCCTGCTGATGTGCCCACCAAGTCGTTGGAGGAGATTGCCGGCGTCGAGGAGATTCCGGTGACCAAGGCCGAGCCCGAGGTGGCCAAGAAGATCGAGGAAACCATCGATCCTGATCGGCAGTAA